One region of Scyliorhinus canicula unplaced genomic scaffold, sScyCan1.1, whole genome shotgun sequence genomic DNA includes:
- the mars1 gene encoding methionine--tRNA ligase, cytoplasmic, with product MKLLVGPGRPGELKVLASAELTGLRPEVEVVSSQQERVVPFLAGAPLPALLLPSGTFLFSTNAICQYFFTLSGKPALDATNQWLEWEVTQLRPAAYAALHTAVLQGRKGGDCVAALRDQLAHLNQALIDQAAPCLTSDTVTVADIVVWGTLYPLLQDATELPADEYGAVREWVQRIGNLAACRKAASAVFEGRGVQVFKLFLQKQPAPAPLPEAAGGGRKEVGERAAASGFGPSPRPLSSPPTSSPAPGTCGGGYSAPSSSSPWRR from the exons ATGAAGCTGCTGGTGGGGCCGGGCCGGCCGGGCGAGCTCAAGGTGTTAGCCTCCGCCGAGCTGACAGGCCTCAGGCCTGAGGTGGAGGTGGTCAGCAGCCAGCaag AGCGCGTAGTTCCTTTCCTGGCGGGCGCTCCTCTCCCGGCCTTGCTGTTACCCAGCGGAACTTTCCTGTTCTCGACCAACGCCATCTGCCA GTATTTCTTCACCCTGAGTGGCAAGCCAGCTCTCGACGCGACCAACCAGTGGCTGGAATGGGAGGTGACGCAACTGCGG CCAGCGGCTTACGCAGCCCTGCACACTGCGGTTCTGCAGGGGAGGAAGGGCGGAGATTGCGTGGCAGCTCTGCGGGACCAGCTCGCCCACCTCAACCAAGCTCTGATCGACCAGGCGGCGCCGTGTCTCACCTCG GATACGGTGACCGTTGCTGACATTGTCGTCTGGGGCACCCTTTACCCGCTCCTGCAGGATGCTACAGAACTACCAG CAGACGAGTACGGCGCCGTGCGCGAATGGGTCCAACGGATAGGCAACCTGGCCGCCTGCCGCAAGGCAGCGTCCGCCGTTTTCGAGGGGCGAGGGGTGCAAGTCTTCAAGTTGTTCCTCCAGAAGCAGCCGGCCCCGGCCCCCCTGCCGGAGGCAGCCGGCGGCGGCCGGAAGGAGGTAGGTGAACGGGCCGCCGCGAGCGGGTTCGGACCATCTCCCCGccctctttcctctccccccacctcctcaccagCTCCTGGAACCTGTGGAGGTGGCTATTCCGCCCCCTCCTCCTCAAGCCCTTGGCGCAGGTGA